A stretch of Actinomycetota bacterium DNA encodes these proteins:
- the dapB gene encoding 4-hydroxy-tetrahydrodipicolinate reductase — translation MIKAVVTGVSGKMGSTICKGILLEEDIKLVAAVSKSKSGIELGKIIGDPNAGIIAVKTIKEALKSNPEVLIDFTHASVAPDNIIFALENGIHVVIGTTGIDEQKIAKIKKKAEEVKANVIMAPNFAIGAAMMMNFVKKTAPNFQDCEIIELHHDKKADAPSGTALATANLIKSIYKSRKRLKDGEKEKVEGARGCLASNIHIHSIRLPGLMAHQEVIFGTTGQTLTIRHDSISRESFLPGIFLAVRNVAKMPGFTYGIDKLLGF, via the coding sequence ATGATAAAAGCAGTAGTAACTGGAGTGAGTGGGAAAATGGGAAGCACAATTTGCAAAGGAATACTTTTAGAGGAAGATATTAAATTAGTAGCAGCTGTCAGTAAAAGCAAGTCAGGTATAGAGTTAGGTAAAATAATTGGAGACCCTAATGCAGGAATTATTGCTGTTAAAACAATTAAGGAGGCATTAAAAAGCAATCCGGAGGTTCTAATTGATTTTACTCATGCTTCAGTTGCACCTGACAACATTATTTTTGCATTAGAGAATGGAATTCATGTAGTGATTGGAACAACAGGTATAGATGAACAAAAAATAGCAAAGATAAAGAAAAAAGCAGAGGAAGTTAAAGCCAATGTTATTATGGCACCAAATTTTGCAATTGGAGCAGCAATGATGATGAATTTTGTAAAGAAAACAGCTCCAAATTTTCAGGATTGCGAGATAATAGAACTTCATCATGACAAGAAAGCAGATGCACCTTCTGGAACCGCATTAGCTACAGCAAATCTTATTAAATCCATATATAAAAGTAGGAAAAGATTAAAAGATGGAGAAAAGGAGAAGGTAGAGGGAGCAAGAGGATGCTTAGCATCAAATATTCATATTCATAGTATAAGATTGCCTGGTCTTATGGCACATCAAGAAGTAATATTTGGAACTACAGGACAGACATTAACTATCAGACATGATTCTATATCAAGGGAATCTTTCCTTCCTGGTATTTTTTTAGCAGTTAGAAATGTAGCAAAAATGCCAGGGTTCACATATGGAATAGATAAGCTATTGGGATTTTAA
- the dapG gene encoding aspartate kinase — protein sequence MKIVIQKFGGTSLSTKKRRIKCVDRVVELKKKGESPVIVVSAIGRKGDSYATDSLLNLVDLDFSQKEDLDMLMSCGEIISAVIFSNILQKMGFKAKPLSGEMAGIITDNSYGDAQIKYINIKYILDLLKKDIIPVVAGFQGRDENGFITTLGRGGSDTTAVALAVALNAKRVEIYSDVAGLFTADPNIVKEAKVIDKTEYEELFNMSYHGAKIVNIEAAEIALKSDNITLELKSAFSPEKGTKVLKKVEEGKIDFKTKKFARAVTHIPDIIQISIKLEENIDEDKRRLEIYSGLAEKNISLDMFTISPGILMFTLNSEYKEKAIEILSKLNVNFRLRENCAKISLVGTRIHGVPGIMAKIANCLYREKIKILQTVDSHSTISCLINEKDIKRALKVLHKDFHLGNNK from the coding sequence ATGAAAATAGTAATACAAAAATTTGGTGGAACATCACTTTCAACTAAGAAAAGAAGGATAAAGTGTGTTGATAGAGTCGTTGAATTAAAGAAAAAAGGGGAATCTCCTGTTATTGTTGTTTCAGCAATTGGAAGAAAGGGAGATTCTTATGCAACTGACAGTTTGCTTAACTTAGTTGATCTAGATTTTTCACAAAAAGAGGACTTAGACATGTTAATGTCTTGTGGTGAGATAATTTCAGCTGTTATATTCTCAAATATACTTCAGAAAATGGGATTTAAAGCAAAACCGCTCTCAGGTGAAATGGCAGGAATTATTACTGACAATAGTTATGGTGATGCACAAATAAAATATATAAATATTAAATACATATTAGATTTACTGAAAAAAGACATAATACCAGTTGTTGCAGGATTTCAAGGAAGAGATGAGAATGGTTTCATAACAACATTGGGAAGAGGTGGAAGTGATACTACCGCAGTTGCATTAGCAGTTGCTTTAAATGCAAAAAGAGTAGAGATATATTCAGATGTTGCAGGATTGTTTACAGCTGATCCTAATATAGTAAAAGAAGCAAAAGTGATTGATAAGACTGAGTATGAGGAATTATTTAATATGTCTTATCATGGCGCAAAAATAGTTAATATTGAAGCAGCTGAAATCGCTTTAAAGAGTGATAATATAACCCTGGAATTAAAAAGTGCTTTTAGTCCAGAAAAAGGAACAAAAGTTTTAAAAAAGGTTGAAGAGGGTAAAATTGATTTTAAAACTAAAAAATTTGCAAGAGCTGTAACTCATATTCCAGACATAATACAGATTTCAATAAAGCTTGAAGAGAATATAGATGAGGATAAAAGGAGATTAGAAATATATAGTGGTCTTGCAGAAAAAAATATCAGTTTAGATATGTTTACTATTTCACCTGGTATCCTTATGTTTACATTAAATAGTGAATATAAGGAAAAAGCTATAGAAATTTTAAGTAAACTAAATGTAAACTTCAGGTTAAGGGAGAATTGTGCTAAAATATCTCTTGTTGGAACAAGAATTCATGGTGTACCAGGAATTATGGCTAAAATAGCGAATTGTTTATATAGAGAAAAAATTAAAATTTTACAAACTGTAGATTCTCATTCAACTATATCATGTCTTATAAATGAGAAAGATATAAAAAGAGCATTAAAAGTACTTCATAAGGACTTTCATTTAGGTAACAATAAGTAA
- a CDS encoding insulinase family protein, whose product MNKISKIKEIYDLTRLDNGLRVVSENIPHFRSISLGFWIARGSRDELKNEGGITHLIEHLLFKGTKKRNAKDIAKEFDEIGAEFNAFTSKEYFCLYSKFLDEHLTKVLDILSDMIMNSRFSNKDLNLEKNVVLEEIKSRNDNPHLIVTDLFYRSLFGDHPLSRPVLGFHSVVKSLTRDYISNYYKNFISSNNTVIASVGNIKHSFILSEINKYLKIPANLIQKRKKIFAEPRKKIALKKRDIEQTNICYGTTGLDRNNEDRFILSVLLNILGGSMSSRLFQEIREKRGLAYSVYSYHSEFMDTGSICIYAGTSVQNVEKVIKVIKKEIYNLKKAKIKQDELDRAKSNIKGNIVLGLEETNTRMIRIGKSILCRNRILSIDEILKKIDNVSLDDLVRISNKFFDEDRMVLAAVGPITKKQLEKAYYV is encoded by the coding sequence CATTTTCGTTCTATTTCTCTTGGCTTTTGGATCGCAAGAGGTTCAAGAGATGAATTAAAGAATGAAGGAGGAATTACCCACCTTATTGAACATCTACTTTTTAAAGGTACAAAGAAAAGAAATGCAAAAGATATAGCAAAAGAATTCGATGAAATTGGAGCAGAATTTAATGCCTTTACTTCAAAAGAATATTTCTGCTTATATTCCAAATTTTTAGATGAGCATCTAACTAAAGTTTTAGATATATTATCAGATATGATAATGAATTCAAGATTTTCAAATAAAGATTTGAATTTAGAAAAAAATGTTGTTTTAGAAGAAATAAAATCAAGAAATGATAACCCCCATTTAATTGTTACTGATTTATTCTATAGATCACTTTTTGGTGATCATCCTTTATCCAGACCAGTATTAGGATTTCATTCTGTTGTAAAATCTTTAACAAGAGATTATATTTCTAATTATTATAAAAATTTTATATCTTCTAATAACACTGTTATAGCAAGTGTTGGAAATATTAAACACAGTTTTATTTTAAGTGAAATAAATAAATATTTAAAGATTCCTGCTAATTTGATTCAGAAAAGAAAGAAGATTTTTGCAGAACCAAGAAAAAAAATTGCTCTTAAGAAAAGAGATATTGAACAAACTAACATATGCTATGGAACAACTGGCTTGGATAGAAATAATGAAGATAGATTTATTTTATCAGTATTACTTAATATCTTAGGTGGAAGCATGAGTTCAAGGCTTTTCCAGGAGATAAGGGAGAAAAGAGGATTAGCTTATAGTGTATATAGTTATCATTCAGAATTTATGGATACAGGGTCAATCTGTATATATGCAGGAACAAGTGTACAAAATGTAGAAAAAGTAATAAAAGTAATTAAAAAAGAGATTTATAATCTAAAAAAGGCTAAAATAAAACAAGATGAACTTGACAGAGCCAAAAGTAATATCAAAGGAAATATAGTTTTAGGATTAGAAGAAACAAACACCAGAATGATAAGAATTGGAAAGTCAATTCTTTGCAGGAATAGGATTTTATCAATAGATGAAATCCTAAAAAAAATTGATAATGTTAGTTTAGATGATCTGGTAAGGATTTCAAATAAATTTTTCGATGAGGATCGAATGGTGCTTGCTGCAGTTGGACCAATTACTAAGAAGCAATTAGAAAAAGCATATTATGTTTAA